In the genome of Sorangium aterium, one region contains:
- a CDS encoding LysR family transcriptional regulator, translated as MLDWDDLRYFLAVARHGNLSAAARALKVTQPTVGRRVAAFERRLGARLFQRSPSGFTLSAAGESVLGHAERMEQDALAAERAAAGRDAGLRGHLRITASEWLATRVLGPLLVPFLARHPAISVDLIADARWLSLPRREADIALRPAAFEHHEVFQREVARIAFGLYASEDYLAEHGPPDWGRQCEGHALVTMNDDPPAIADLSWVRAVAAKARVAARTNGREPQATMGAAGVGLVCLPRYLGDATAGLRLLSPPSPPPGRKLWLGVHRDTRGVPRVKALVAFVVDALGPLRSALDPGARPRASGGERPRYRP; from the coding sequence ATGCTCGACTGGGACGATCTGCGCTACTTCCTCGCCGTCGCGCGGCACGGCAACCTCTCCGCCGCCGCGCGCGCGCTGAAGGTCACCCAGCCGACCGTGGGGCGGCGCGTCGCGGCGTTCGAGCGGCGCCTCGGGGCGAGGCTCTTCCAGCGCTCGCCGTCGGGGTTCACGCTCTCGGCCGCGGGCGAGAGCGTGCTCGGCCACGCCGAGCGCATGGAGCAGGACGCGCTCGCGGCCGAGCGCGCCGCCGCCGGGCGCGACGCAGGCCTGAGAGGCCACCTCCGCATCACCGCGTCCGAGTGGCTCGCCACGCGCGTCCTCGGGCCGCTGCTCGTCCCGTTCCTCGCGCGCCACCCCGCCATCTCCGTCGATCTCATCGCGGACGCGCGGTGGCTGAGCCTGCCGCGGCGGGAAGCGGACATCGCCCTTCGCCCCGCCGCGTTCGAGCACCACGAGGTCTTCCAGCGCGAGGTCGCGCGGATCGCGTTCGGCCTCTATGCATCGGAGGACTACCTCGCCGAGCACGGCCCGCCGGACTGGGGCCGGCAGTGCGAGGGCCACGCCCTCGTCACCATGAACGACGATCCTCCGGCGATCGCCGACCTGTCGTGGGTGCGCGCCGTCGCCGCGAAGGCCCGCGTCGCCGCGCGCACCAACGGCCGCGAGCCCCAGGCGACGATGGGGGCCGCCGGCGTCGGGCTCGTCTGCCTGCCCCGCTACCTCGGCGACGCGACCGCCGGCCTCCGCCTGCTCTCGCCGCCCTCGCCGCCGCCAGGGCGCAAGCTGTGGCTCGGGGTGCACCGCGATACGCGCGGGGTGCCGCGCGTGAAGGCGCTCGTCGCGTTCGTCGTCGACGCCCTCGGGCCGCTCCGGAGCGCGCTCGACCCCGGCGCGCGGCCGCGCGCGTCAGGCGGCGAGCGCCCCCGCTACCGGCCCTGA
- the typA gene encoding translational GTPase TypA, giving the protein MGSLLRGSRATRPPPYMPRNDLRNIAIVAHVDHGKTTLVDHMLRQSGAFRENEVVAERVMDSNDLERERGITILAKNTSIRYRGVKINIVDTPGHSDFGGEVERTLMMADGALLLVDAAEGPLPQTRFVLSKCLQRGFPVIVVINKIDRSDARAHEVLSEVFDLFCDLEASDAQMDFSTLYAIAKFGQAKRELEHEAKDLEPLFETILERVPGPSGDPDGPLQVIVCNTTHDEYVGRLAVGRVVRGTARSGADVALLGEGGQSRGYVKMLYAYEGLKRVAVESAVAGEVIAIAGLDAVTIGDTITDPAHPEALPRIVVEEPTIKMKIGVNTSTFAGKSKQSKFLTSRHLKERLEREAMKNLAIRVEPTEVPDTFVVLGRGELQLAILVETMRREGYEMQLSNPEVVTREIDGEVMEPLELVVVDVPDTYVGIVTERLSSRRGRMVKMTNPGFGRARLEFRVPSRGLIGFRGEFLTATRGTGLLNTMFDGWAPWGGPMMRRPTGAIVADRVGVATPYALHHLQPRGMFFIVPGVEVYEGMIIGEHNRPNDTDVNVIKEKKLSNVRNHGKDENVLLASPRLLTIETAMEWIDGDELVEVTPDAVRVRKKVLACNRRERREDAIEQSQAVE; this is encoded by the coding sequence ATGGGCTCGCTCCTCCGTGGGTCGCGTGCTACACGGCCGCCGCCGTATATGCCCCGTAACGATCTCCGCAACATCGCCATCGTCGCCCACGTCGACCACGGGAAGACGACCCTCGTCGATCACATGCTCCGCCAGTCGGGCGCCTTCCGAGAGAACGAGGTCGTGGCCGAGCGGGTCATGGACTCGAACGACCTCGAGCGGGAGCGCGGCATCACCATCCTCGCGAAGAACACGAGCATCCGGTACCGCGGGGTCAAGATCAACATCGTCGACACGCCCGGCCACTCCGACTTCGGCGGCGAGGTCGAGCGCACGCTCATGATGGCCGACGGGGCGCTCCTCCTCGTCGACGCCGCCGAGGGCCCGCTGCCGCAGACGCGCTTCGTGCTCTCGAAGTGCCTCCAGCGCGGCTTCCCGGTCATCGTGGTCATCAACAAGATCGACCGGAGCGACGCGCGCGCCCACGAGGTGCTCTCCGAGGTGTTCGACCTCTTCTGCGACCTCGAGGCGAGCGACGCGCAGATGGACTTCTCGACGCTCTACGCGATCGCGAAGTTCGGCCAGGCGAAGCGCGAGCTCGAGCACGAGGCGAAGGACCTCGAGCCGCTCTTCGAGACCATCCTCGAGCGGGTCCCCGGCCCCTCGGGCGACCCCGACGGTCCGCTCCAGGTCATCGTCTGCAACACGACGCACGACGAGTACGTGGGCCGGCTCGCGGTCGGCCGCGTGGTCCGCGGCACCGCCCGGTCCGGCGCCGACGTCGCGCTCCTCGGCGAGGGCGGGCAGTCGCGCGGCTACGTGAAGATGCTCTACGCCTACGAGGGGCTGAAGCGCGTCGCGGTCGAGAGCGCCGTCGCGGGCGAGGTGATCGCGATCGCCGGGCTCGACGCGGTCACGATCGGCGACACGATCACGGATCCGGCGCACCCCGAGGCGCTGCCGCGCATCGTGGTCGAGGAGCCGACGATCAAGATGAAGATCGGCGTGAACACGTCGACGTTCGCCGGCAAGAGCAAGCAGTCGAAGTTCCTGACGAGCCGTCACCTGAAGGAGCGGCTCGAGCGCGAGGCGATGAAGAACCTCGCGATCCGGGTGGAGCCGACCGAGGTGCCCGACACGTTCGTGGTGCTCGGCCGCGGCGAGCTCCAGCTCGCGATCCTCGTGGAGACGATGCGGCGCGAGGGGTACGAGATGCAGCTCTCGAACCCCGAGGTGGTGACGCGCGAGATCGACGGCGAGGTGATGGAGCCGCTCGAGCTCGTGGTCGTGGACGTGCCGGACACCTACGTCGGCATCGTGACCGAGCGCCTCAGCTCCCGGCGCGGCCGGATGGTGAAGATGACGAACCCCGGCTTCGGCCGCGCCCGCCTCGAGTTCCGGGTGCCGTCGCGCGGGCTCATCGGCTTCCGCGGCGAGTTCCTGACAGCGACGCGCGGGACGGGCCTGCTCAACACGATGTTCGACGGCTGGGCGCCCTGGGGCGGCCCGATGATGCGCCGCCCGACAGGCGCCATCGTCGCCGATCGCGTCGGCGTGGCGACCCCGTACGCGCTGCACCACCTGCAGCCGCGCGGCATGTTCTTCATCGTCCCCGGCGTCGAGGTCTACGAGGGGATGATCATCGGCGAGCACAACCGGCCGAACGACACCGACGTCAACGTCATCAAGGAGAAGAAGCTGTCGAACGTGCGCAACCACGGCAAGGACGAGAACGTCCTCCTGGCCAGCCCGCGGCTGCTCACGATCGAGACGGCGATGGAGTGGATCGACGGCGACGAGCTCGTCGAGGTCACGCCCGACGCGGTGCGCGTCCGCAAGAAGGTGCTCGCGTGCAACCGCCGGGAGCGCCGCGAGGACGCGATCGAGCAATCGCAGGCGGTGGAGTGA
- a CDS encoding haloacid dehalogenase type II, which translates to MLTNRREFLHRVTGTAAAGFLGSVPAANTSCAAQHGPAPPRPAAGSRIKAVAFDAFPIFDPRPIAALAEELCPGKGALLSEAWRTRQFEYTWLRVASHEYADFWQVTADALVFAERALALDLGEEKRARLLGAYLDLRAWPDVLPALGALRGAGIRLSFLSNFTPKMLGAAIESSGLGGLFEHVLSTDRARTYKPDPRAYRMALDAFGLTREEIAFVAFAGWDAAGARWFGYPTFWVNRLGLPPEELGVSADATGVSLSDLVEFVKERA; encoded by the coding sequence ATGTTGACGAATCGTCGTGAGTTTCTCCACCGCGTGACCGGCACGGCCGCGGCGGGCTTCCTGGGCTCTGTCCCGGCCGCGAACACCTCCTGTGCCGCGCAGCATGGGCCGGCGCCGCCGCGACCCGCGGCGGGGTCGAGGATCAAGGCGGTCGCCTTCGACGCCTTTCCGATCTTCGATCCGCGGCCGATCGCCGCGCTCGCGGAGGAGCTCTGTCCGGGCAAGGGTGCATTGCTGAGCGAGGCGTGGCGCACCCGGCAATTCGAGTACACGTGGCTCCGGGTCGCCTCCCACGAGTATGCCGACTTCTGGCAGGTGACGGCGGATGCGCTGGTGTTCGCCGAGCGCGCGCTGGCGCTCGATCTCGGGGAGGAGAAGCGGGCGCGGCTCCTCGGCGCGTACCTCGATCTCCGGGCGTGGCCTGACGTGCTGCCGGCGCTCGGGGCGCTGAGGGGCGCGGGGATCCGGCTCTCGTTCCTGTCGAACTTCACCCCGAAGATGCTCGGGGCCGCCATCGAGAGCTCCGGTCTGGGGGGCCTGTTCGAGCACGTGCTCAGCACGGACAGGGCGAGGACGTACAAGCCGGATCCTCGCGCGTACCGGATGGCGCTCGACGCGTTCGGCCTCACGCGCGAGGAGATCGCGTTCGTCGCGTTCGCCGGCTGGGACGCCGCGGGGGCCCGGTGGTTCGGCTATCCCACGTTCTGGGTCAACCGCCTGGGCCTGCCGCCCGAGGAGCTGGGCGTGAGCGCCGACGCGACGGGAGTGAGCCTGTCGGATCTCGTGGAGTTCGTGAAGGAGAGGGCGTGA
- a CDS encoding DUF1990 family protein: MRAILPLVLSLARPSDAVIHAFLARQADRPLSYAEVGCTGAGDGRPRPPAGFNVDHHRVVLGRGAALFDRAVEAMRCWAQFRLGWVELCYPDAPLQTGVTVAILVRVLGIHWLNACRIVYTVDDTSGPVRRFGFAYGTLEEHGERGEERFLVEHDEHSGEVAYDIFAVSRPNHLLARLGFPYARRVQARFARDSMRAMCSAVTSQP, translated from the coding sequence GTGCGAGCTATCCTGCCCCTCGTGCTCTCCCTCGCTCGCCCCTCGGATGCCGTGATCCACGCCTTCCTCGCTCGCCAGGCGGATCGGCCGCTCTCCTACGCGGAGGTCGGCTGCACCGGCGCCGGCGACGGCCGCCCGCGGCCGCCTGCCGGCTTCAACGTCGACCACCACCGCGTGGTGCTCGGCCGGGGCGCCGCGCTCTTCGACCGCGCTGTCGAGGCGATGCGGTGCTGGGCACAGTTCCGGCTCGGCTGGGTCGAGCTCTGCTATCCCGACGCTCCCCTCCAGACCGGCGTCACCGTGGCGATCCTCGTCCGCGTGCTCGGGATTCACTGGCTCAACGCGTGCCGGATCGTCTACACGGTCGATGACACGAGCGGCCCTGTGCGCCGGTTCGGCTTCGCCTACGGGACGCTCGAGGAGCACGGCGAGCGCGGCGAGGAGCGCTTTCTCGTCGAGCACGACGAGCATTCCGGCGAGGTCGCCTACGACATCTTCGCCGTCTCCCGGCCGAACCACCTCCTCGCCCGGCTGGGCTTTCCCTACGCGCGCCGGGTCCAGGCGCGGTTCGCCCGCGACTCCATGCGCGCCATGTGCAGCGCCGTGACCTCGCAGCCGTGA
- a CDS encoding HD domain-containing protein, whose product MHQDLLDLLLALDRVPQDPRWHPEGDALFHSLQVFDLARRETADRSLWAAALLHDVGKAFACADHAEEGADVLAELVCPRVVWLVRHHLHLLRAPGATRRRLRRTKALVDLARLRRWDVGGRSPEATVLRPEAAVELLLDGADWTLLSIGGEPAPSDDLRKEPLA is encoded by the coding sequence ATGCACCAGGACCTCCTCGATCTCCTCCTCGCCCTCGACCGCGTGCCGCAGGATCCGCGCTGGCACCCCGAGGGCGACGCGCTCTTCCATTCCCTGCAGGTATTCGACCTGGCCCGCCGCGAGACCGCGGATCGCTCGCTCTGGGCCGCGGCCCTGCTCCACGACGTCGGCAAGGCGTTCGCCTGCGCCGATCACGCCGAGGAGGGGGCCGACGTGCTCGCGGAGCTCGTGTGCCCGCGGGTGGTCTGGCTCGTGCGGCACCACCTCCACCTGTTGCGCGCGCCCGGCGCGACCAGGCGGCGCCTGCGGCGCACGAAGGCGCTCGTGGACCTCGCGCGGCTCCGCCGCTGGGACGTCGGCGGCCGCTCGCCCGAGGCGACCGTGCTCCGCCCCGAGGCCGCCGTGGAGCTCCTGCTCGACGGCGCAGACTGGACCCTCCTGTCGATCGGCGGCGAGCCCGCCCCCTCCGATGACCTGCGAAAGGAGCCGCTCGCCTGA
- a CDS encoding caspase, EACC1-associated type, whose translation MTALDRDLLLGGRDRIALIIANGMYADGRLRSLQAPALDASKLADTLESPDIGDFRVQLCVDGSQLEVRKAIGALFHRRHPEDLLVLYYSGHGLKDDWGHLHLAARDTEKELFSATSVDAAWISRQIDQCPAKRIVLILDCCYSGAYENSAKSEQDSVDIAGTFMGDGSGRVVISATTSVQLAWQADQPVGVPSQSIFTRHLVEGLSTGTADLDRDGYVDVHELCEYVQASIKAEGGRQTPQMWTQKYEGRLRIAKAPLRPTIPASGGNAAITYELFVCNGPLEGRRFVLHPGEFRVGREPDCFIRLDDPKVSRKHATIVVGADEVRVIDQGSTHGTKIDDQRITSALLPQNGQIIVGGTVLRLVRLEAAGARQTAETVAHPPTAPKKRSATLFTP comes from the coding sequence ATGACAGCCCTGGACAGAGATCTACTGCTCGGTGGACGGGACCGCATCGCGCTCATCATCGCGAACGGAATGTATGCGGACGGCAGGTTGCGCTCGCTTCAGGCGCCCGCCCTCGACGCATCGAAGCTCGCCGACACGCTGGAAAGCCCGGACATCGGCGATTTCCGCGTCCAGCTCTGCGTCGATGGCAGCCAGCTCGAGGTCCGGAAGGCCATCGGCGCGCTCTTCCATCGTCGCCATCCGGAGGATCTGCTCGTCCTCTACTACTCCGGTCATGGCCTGAAGGACGACTGGGGTCACCTCCACCTCGCCGCGCGCGACACGGAGAAAGAGCTCTTCAGCGCGACCTCGGTCGACGCGGCATGGATCAGCCGCCAGATCGATCAGTGCCCCGCGAAGCGCATCGTCCTGATCCTCGACTGCTGCTACAGCGGCGCGTACGAGAACTCCGCCAAGAGCGAGCAGGACAGCGTCGACATCGCCGGGACGTTCATGGGAGACGGCTCGGGTCGCGTCGTGATCTCCGCCACGACGTCGGTTCAGCTGGCATGGCAGGCCGACCAGCCCGTGGGGGTGCCCTCGCAGTCGATCTTCACGCGCCACCTCGTCGAGGGCCTGTCGACCGGCACAGCCGATCTGGACCGAGACGGATACGTCGATGTCCACGAGCTCTGCGAGTACGTGCAAGCGAGCATCAAGGCCGAGGGAGGCCGGCAAACCCCGCAGATGTGGACGCAGAAGTACGAAGGGCGGCTGCGCATCGCGAAGGCCCCGCTCCGGCCCACGATCCCGGCGTCGGGCGGGAACGCCGCGATCACCTACGAGCTCTTCGTGTGCAACGGGCCCCTCGAAGGTCGGCGGTTCGTGCTGCACCCTGGAGAGTTCAGGGTGGGGCGAGAGCCCGATTGCTTCATCCGCCTCGATGATCCGAAGGTGTCGCGAAAGCACGCGACGATCGTCGTCGGAGCGGATGAGGTGCGCGTGATCGACCAGGGAAGCACGCACGGGACCAAGATCGACGATCAGCGCATCACGAGCGCCTTGCTCCCGCAAAACGGCCAGATCATCGTCGGGGGCACCGTGCTCAGGCTGGTCCGCCTGGAGGCCGCAGGCGCACGTCAGACCGCGGAGACGGTCGCGCACCCGCCGACCGCGCCGAAGAAGCGATCGGCCACCCTGTTCACTCCCTGA